From a region of the Paenibacillus sp. R14(2021) genome:
- the pknB gene encoding Stk1 family PASTA domain-containing Ser/Thr kinase: protein MIGHELSGRYEIITRIGGGGMALVYKAHDVLLNRKVAVKVLRQQFVHDEEFIRRFRREAQSAAALSHPNVVSIYDVGQEDDTHYIVMEYIEGNNLNEIIKERAPLQAEEAIRVAIQICDALEHAHHNQIIHRDIKPHNILIGKNGRVKVTDFGIARAVTSSTITQTGSMVGSVHYFSPEHAKGSATGEKSDLYSLGIVLYQMVTGKLPFLGESPISIALKHLQEHFAEPKELNPYIPQSVENVILKAMRKNQNERYASASEMLLDLETCLQPERLKEPKIEFSNPDLDETRVMPAIRGSIADTLAGTVVSSKPEKLQTAGADEKDKEPDDRWDSSKLEESPGKRKWVKPVVTVASTLVIIALVYWGAMTVLGWFDIEEVDVPYVVNMTETEARTTLVQAGLKVEEPTMYTDKEGIPKDTVYEQSKANQRVKVGSFIKLYVSTGPKLSQAADYTGKSYEDTVSALVALGVDEDNIDKTPAFSDEAPGTILDQTPKAGEDYDPKKAKFNFTVSQGKETFPMPSLIDKSEAEAVALLQSKGLVINETDIVREASYKEKGTVIAQYPYEPNAEVTKGAAITLTVSSGLPEDALEYTFNIVISPAKAGKSSEIRIVYSDARGQNIEAVKRKIKDTQTFPVKVVLDPNTEAMVTIYRDNEFTDTFSKTYDEVKSGAESTPETIPGDEEPPPDQPALTEENPTDGNTTTNNQQ, encoded by the coding sequence ATGATTGGACATGAATTAAGCGGAAGGTACGAAATTATTACGCGTATTGGCGGAGGCGGGATGGCGCTTGTCTATAAAGCGCATGATGTCCTGCTGAACCGAAAAGTCGCGGTGAAAGTGCTGCGGCAGCAGTTTGTGCATGACGAGGAGTTTATTCGCCGTTTCAGACGCGAAGCGCAGTCGGCAGCAGCTTTATCGCATCCCAATGTCGTAAGCATTTACGATGTCGGTCAGGAAGACGATACGCATTATATCGTCATGGAATACATCGAAGGTAACAATCTCAATGAAATCATCAAGGAGCGTGCTCCTCTGCAGGCGGAGGAAGCGATTAGGGTCGCAATCCAAATCTGCGATGCTTTGGAGCATGCCCATCATAACCAAATTATCCATCGCGATATTAAGCCTCATAATATTCTTATCGGCAAGAACGGGCGCGTGAAGGTGACGGATTTCGGGATTGCCCGTGCCGTGACTTCTTCGACGATTACGCAAACCGGATCCATGGTCGGCTCGGTGCATTATTTCTCGCCGGAGCATGCCAAGGGGAGCGCTACAGGCGAGAAATCGGATCTTTACTCGCTGGGCATCGTACTCTATCAGATGGTGACGGGGAAGCTGCCGTTTCTCGGCGAAAGTCCGATCAGCATTGCGCTGAAGCATTTGCAGGAGCATTTCGCTGAACCGAAGGAGCTTAACCCGTACATACCTCAGAGCGTGGAGAATGTCATTCTGAAGGCGATGCGCAAAAATCAGAACGAACGTTACGCCTCTGCTTCCGAGATGCTGCTCGATCTGGAAACCTGCCTCCAGCCTGAACGCTTGAAGGAGCCTAAGATTGAATTCAGCAATCCGGATCTTGACGAAACCCGGGTCATGCCTGCCATACGCGGCAGCATCGCAGACACGCTGGCAGGTACGGTCGTGAGTTCCAAGCCGGAGAAGCTTCAAACCGCCGGCGCAGACGAGAAGGACAAAGAGCCTGATGACCGCTGGGACTCCAGTAAATTGGAGGAAAGCCCTGGCAAGCGCAAATGGGTTAAGCCCGTCGTCACGGTCGCTTCGACGCTGGTTATAATCGCGCTCGTGTATTGGGGAGCTATGACGGTGCTGGGCTGGTTCGATATCGAAGAGGTGGACGTGCCTTATGTCGTCAACATGACGGAGACTGAGGCTCGAACGACGCTTGTCCAGGCGGGATTGAAAGTTGAAGAACCCACGATGTACACCGATAAGGAAGGCATTCCAAAGGATACGGTGTACGAACAGTCCAAGGCCAATCAACGCGTCAAAGTCGGCTCGTTTATCAAGCTGTACGTAAGTACGGGGCCCAAGCTTTCACAGGCTGCTGATTACACCGGCAAATCGTACGAGGACACGGTATCAGCGCTTGTTGCGCTGGGCGTGGACGAAGACAATATTGATAAAACGCCCGCTTTCAGCGATGAAGCGCCTGGGACGATCCTGGATCAGACGCCCAAAGCCGGAGAGGACTACGATCCCAAGAAAGCGAAGTTCAACTTCACGGTCAGCCAGGGTAAAGAAACCTTCCCGATGCCGAGTCTAATCGACAAGTCGGAAGCGGAAGCCGTCGCGCTGTTGCAATCCAAGGGACTCGTTATCAACGAGACGGATATTGTACGCGAGGCGAGCTATAAGGAGAAGGGCACGGTAATCGCCCAGTATCCGTATGAACCGAACGCGGAGGTAACCAAAGGAGCGGCAATAACGCTGACCGTCAGTTCCGGCTTGCCGGAAGATGCGCTGGAATACACGTTCAATATCGTGATCTCGCCTGCGAAGGCGGGCAAGTCGAGCGAGATTCGCATCGTATACAGCGATGCCCGCGGCCAGAACATTGAAGCCGTCAAGCGGAAAATCAAAGACACGCAAACCTTCCCTGTTAAGGTTGTTCTGGATCCGAATACCGAAGCGATGGTCACGATTTATCGGGATAATGAATTTACCGACACATTCTCTAAGACGTACGATGAAGTGAAATCAGGCGCCGAATCAACGCCGGAAACAATACCCGGCGACGAAGAGCCGCCGCCTGATCAACCGGCACTAACTGAGGAGAATCCAACGGATGGCAATACAACCACAAACAATCAGCAATAA
- a CDS encoding Stp1/IreP family PP2C-type Ser/Thr phosphatase produces MKIALRSDIGKVRLVNEDRVWSEVLEPGLVVAIVADGMGGHQAGEVASQLAVDTFREALNGSTAALPFEERKTLISQAILQANEIVFDMASNNEQYYNMGTTVVAALLSEDNAIIGHIGDSRAYQWRDGKLMLRTEDHTLVNELVKSGQITPEEAQNHPRRNVLTRALGTDEQVEVDVKGISWMKDDLLLLCSDGLSDMISTAAIVETLQQDELDLDQKADRLVQLALQAGGDDNITVILLHHAEDTELEG; encoded by the coding sequence GTGAAAATAGCTTTGCGAAGTGATATCGGAAAAGTTCGACTCGTTAATGAAGACCGGGTCTGGTCCGAAGTACTGGAACCCGGTCTAGTCGTTGCTATCGTGGCCGACGGCATGGGCGGCCACCAGGCAGGGGAAGTGGCAAGCCAGCTTGCCGTCGACACGTTTCGTGAAGCGCTGAATGGCTCGACGGCGGCGTTGCCGTTCGAAGAGCGCAAGACGCTGATCAGCCAGGCTATTTTGCAGGCCAACGAAATCGTGTTTGACATGGCATCCAACAATGAACAGTACTATAATATGGGAACGACGGTCGTTGCGGCGCTGCTGTCCGAGGATAATGCCATCATCGGCCATATCGGGGACAGCCGCGCTTACCAATGGCGGGATGGCAAACTGATGCTGAGGACGGAAGATCACACGCTAGTGAACGAACTGGTGAAATCCGGTCAAATTACGCCGGAAGAAGCGCAGAATCATCCACGCCGCAATGTGCTGACACGGGCGCTGGGCACGGATGAGCAGGTAGAGGTCGACGTCAAGGGCATTTCCTGGATGAAGGACGATCTGCTGTTACTTTGCAGCGATGGGCTGTCCGATATGATCAGCACGGCTGCGATCGTCGAAACGCTGCAGCAGGATGAATTGGATTTGGATCAAAAAGCGGATAGACTCGTACAGCTTGCGCTGCAGGCCGGAGGAGACGACAATATTACGGTCATTCTGCTGCATCATGCCGAAGACACAGAGCTTGAGGGGTGA
- the rlmN gene encoding 23S rRNA (adenine(2503)-C(2))-methyltransferase RlmN, with protein MKPFIYDYTLEQLQDWMKENGESAFRGTQVFEWIYVKRVKSFEDMSNLSKPLRQKLEEHFSFVTLSEITRFESKDGTVKFLFGLHDNHAIETVIMRHNYGNSVCVTTQVGCRIGCTFCASTLGGLKRNLTAGEIVAQVVVAQQMLDETNERVSSIVIMGSGEPFENYDATMTFLRLMIHEKGLNIGQRHITVSTSGIVPSMYKFAEENTQINLAISIHAPNDKLRSKLMPVNRRFPFEEVIEACRNYIAKTGRRITFEYALIGGVNDQSEHAEELAQVLQGMLCHVNLIPVNHVPERDYVRTPREQIFEFHRILEKNKINATIRREQGHDIAAACGQLRAKHMESTAG; from the coding sequence ATGAAACCGTTCATCTACGACTATACGCTGGAACAGCTTCAAGATTGGATGAAAGAAAACGGCGAATCCGCGTTTCGCGGCACGCAAGTATTTGAATGGATCTATGTGAAACGCGTGAAGAGCTTCGAAGACATGAGCAACTTGTCCAAGCCGCTTCGCCAGAAGCTGGAAGAGCATTTTTCTTTTGTTACGCTTAGCGAAATTACGCGGTTCGAATCCAAGGACGGTACTGTGAAATTTCTGTTTGGCCTGCATGATAACCATGCGATCGAAACGGTCATCATGCGTCATAATTACGGCAACAGCGTCTGCGTCACCACACAGGTTGGCTGCAGAATCGGTTGCACCTTCTGCGCCTCTACGCTTGGCGGGCTCAAACGCAATTTGACGGCAGGCGAGATCGTCGCTCAAGTCGTTGTTGCGCAGCAAATGCTGGATGAGACGAACGAACGCGTCTCCAGCATCGTCATCATGGGCTCAGGCGAACCATTCGAGAACTACGATGCGACAATGACCTTCCTTCGACTGATGATCCATGAGAAGGGCCTCAATATCGGTCAGCGTCACATTACCGTCTCTACAAGCGGAATCGTGCCGAGCATGTACAAATTCGCGGAGGAGAACACGCAGATCAATCTGGCGATTTCCATCCATGCGCCGAATGATAAGCTGCGTTCTAAGCTGATGCCCGTTAACCGTCGTTTTCCATTCGAGGAAGTGATCGAAGCCTGCCGTAATTACATTGCGAAGACGGGACGGCGCATTACGTTCGAGTACGCTTTAATTGGCGGCGTCAACGACCAAAGCGAGCATGCGGAAGAGCTTGCTCAAGTACTGCAAGGGATGCTCTGCCACGTTAATTTGATTCCGGTCAATCACGTGCCGGAGCGGGATTACGTGCGGACGCCGCGTGAGCAAATTTTTGAGTTCCATCGTATTTTGGAGAAGAACAAAATTAATGCAACGATCCGCAGAGAACAAGGACATGACATCGCAGCGGCTTGCGGACAACTACGCGCTAAACATATGGAGTCTACGGCGGGGTGA
- the rsmB gene encoding 16S rRNA (cytosine(967)-C(5))-methyltransferase RsmB, which produces MSTDTKGQGAGTKGAVRGSKPGNDRPFAKKGHKPSYNTSKKPGGAASKSGGKPGVKPQPRRKTAREVALDTLVKVAEAGAYSNLQLNRALQDAELSRQDAGLVTELVYGTIQHQRLLDERLNGLITKGFHKLTPWVLALLRMSAYQLLLLDRIPPHAAVNEAVVIAKRRGHSGISGMVNGVLRNMERSLAELKQPIELADPVKRIGINYSYPDWLVKRWIDSYGEEAAEQICAAGNEPPHSSLRVNPLKLSRDSALRLLAEEGYDASPSAFVAEAVVVSGGGNLAQSSGYGKGLWTLQDESSMLVADVCAPAPGMRVLDCCAAPGGKTTHLAELMGDKGEVIANDVHPHKKQLIDAQAERLGLRIVQAVTGDAMDLPQRYAPESFDVVLLDAPCSGFGVIRRKPEIKWTKSEIDVAAIAEMQAELLNEAAKLVRPGGTLVYSTCTIEREENEEQVMKFLQRHESFSLDVQWPEQVIQPLSAKGAVGEDFGGMVQLLPQQFGSDGFFIARMRRQS; this is translated from the coding sequence ATGAGCACAGATACGAAAGGGCAGGGAGCCGGAACGAAAGGAGCGGTGCGCGGTTCGAAGCCGGGCAACGACAGACCTTTCGCGAAGAAGGGGCATAAGCCGAGCTATAACACGAGTAAAAAGCCGGGCGGCGCTGCCTCGAAATCCGGCGGCAAGCCAGGAGTCAAGCCCCAGCCGAGACGCAAGACTGCCCGCGAGGTTGCGCTGGATACACTTGTCAAGGTTGCGGAAGCAGGGGCATATAGCAATCTGCAGCTTAACCGCGCGCTGCAGGATGCGGAGCTGTCCAGGCAGGATGCGGGACTCGTGACGGAACTCGTATACGGCACGATTCAGCATCAACGGCTGCTCGATGAGCGGCTTAATGGGCTGATTACGAAAGGCTTTCACAAATTAACGCCTTGGGTGCTAGCGCTGCTTCGGATGAGCGCGTATCAGCTGCTGCTGCTGGACCGCATTCCTCCTCATGCGGCCGTTAATGAAGCGGTGGTCATCGCCAAGCGGCGAGGCCACAGCGGAATTTCGGGCATGGTCAACGGCGTTCTTCGTAATATGGAACGCAGCCTTGCGGAGCTGAAGCAGCCCATCGAGCTGGCGGATCCCGTGAAGCGGATCGGAATTAATTATTCCTATCCCGATTGGCTGGTCAAGCGCTGGATCGACAGCTACGGCGAAGAAGCCGCGGAGCAAATCTGCGCAGCCGGCAACGAGCCTCCGCACAGCAGCCTGCGAGTGAATCCGCTGAAGCTGTCCCGTGACAGCGCGCTGAGGCTCCTCGCCGAGGAAGGCTATGATGCATCGCCCTCTGCGTTTGTCGCCGAGGCCGTCGTCGTGAGCGGAGGCGGTAACCTTGCACAGTCCAGCGGTTACGGCAAAGGTTTATGGACGCTTCAAGACGAAAGCTCCATGCTGGTCGCCGATGTCTGCGCGCCGGCACCCGGCATGCGCGTGCTAGATTGCTGTGCAGCACCCGGCGGAAAAACAACTCATCTGGCTGAGCTGATGGGTGACAAGGGCGAGGTAATCGCAAACGATGTTCATCCGCATAAGAAGCAATTAATCGACGCGCAAGCGGAACGACTCGGACTACGAATCGTTCAGGCGGTAACAGGCGATGCCATGGATCTTCCGCAGCGATACGCGCCGGAGAGCTTCGATGTCGTGCTGCTGGATGCGCCATGCTCGGGCTTTGGCGTCATTCGCCGCAAGCCGGAGATCAAGTGGACGAAGTCGGAAATCGACGTTGCCGCGATCGCGGAAATGCAGGCTGAGCTGCTGAATGAAGCGGCGAAGCTCGTTCGTCCCGGTGGAACGCTCGTGTACAGCACGTGCACAATCGAACGGGAAGAGAACGAGGAGCAGGTAATGAAATTTCTGCAGCGCCACGAATCCTTTAGTCTGGATGTGCAGTGGCCGGAGCAGGTCATACAGCCGCTGAGCGCAAAAGGCGCTGTCGGCGAAGACTTTGGCGGCATGGTGCAGCTGCTGCCGCAGCAATTCGGCAGCGACGGATTCTTCATTGCCCGAATGAGGAGGCAGTCCTAG
- the fmt gene encoding methionyl-tRNA formyltransferase translates to MRIVFMGTPEFAVPSLEAVLNGGHSVELVITQPDRPKGRKKTLTPPPVKEAALLRGLKVEQPERLRGSETAARITELKPDLIVTAAYGQILPKAVLDVPRLGCINVHGSLLPHYRGGAPIQRAIINGETKTGVTIMYMAEGLDTGDMISVVEVPIADEDTSGTLFEKLTDAGAKLLAETLPAIEAETVRAVPQNNEEATYAPNLTREDERIDWSRPARAIYNQVRGLSPMAGGFTIWNGEPFKVWGCTPSKDNSYSAAPGEVVAASDEGIVVQTGTGTLLLTVIQPAGKKAMNAAEWLKGARLAPGTVFGGGGEA, encoded by the coding sequence ATGCGCATTGTATTTATGGGAACGCCTGAATTTGCCGTACCGTCGCTCGAAGCCGTTCTGAATGGCGGCCACAGCGTCGAGCTGGTCATTACCCAGCCGGACCGCCCGAAGGGCCGCAAAAAAACGCTGACGCCGCCTCCTGTCAAGGAAGCGGCGCTTCTTCGCGGCTTGAAGGTCGAACAGCCGGAACGCCTGCGCGGATCAGAGACGGCAGCTAGAATTACGGAGCTGAAGCCCGATTTGATCGTAACCGCGGCTTATGGGCAGATTTTGCCGAAAGCCGTTCTGGATGTGCCGCGTCTAGGCTGTATCAATGTCCACGGCTCGCTGCTGCCGCATTACAGGGGCGGTGCGCCGATTCAGCGCGCCATTATCAATGGCGAGACGAAGACGGGCGTCACGATCATGTATATGGCAGAAGGGTTGGATACCGGAGACATGATCAGCGTCGTCGAAGTGCCGATTGCGGATGAGGATACGTCCGGCACCCTCTTCGAGAAGCTGACGGATGCGGGAGCAAAGCTGCTTGCTGAGACGCTGCCGGCCATCGAAGCTGAAACTGTAAGGGCGGTGCCGCAAAATAACGAAGAAGCGACGTACGCGCCGAATTTGACCCGCGAGGATGAGCGTATTGACTGGAGCCGTCCGGCACGCGCCATCTACAATCAGGTGCGCGGATTGTCACCGATGGCTGGCGGCTTCACGATCTGGAACGGGGAGCCGTTTAAAGTCTGGGGCTGCACGCCAAGTAAAGACAACAGCTATTCGGCTGCACCAGGAGAAGTGGTGGCGGCTTCCGATGAAGGCATCGTCGTTCAAACCGGAACGGGCACGCTCCTGCTGACGGTCATTCAGCCTGCCGGCAAGAAGGCGATGAATGCCGCTGAGTGGCTAAAGGGCGCGCGGCTTGCGCCTGGAACCGTCTTTGGCGGCGGAGGTGAAGCATGA
- the def gene encoding peptide deformylase translates to MAIRLIVQDPDPVLREKAVEVTKFNANLHKLLNDMAQTMYDAEGVGLAAPQVGISKRVIVVDVGDDRGLIEMVNPEIVESSGEQLGPEGCLSIAKLNGDVRRAQHIKLKGFDRNGAPFEMEAEDFLARAFQHEIDHLNGILFTDIAVSIYDISNRPHKDGE, encoded by the coding sequence ATGGCTATTCGATTGATTGTGCAAGATCCGGATCCGGTCCTTCGCGAGAAGGCGGTTGAAGTAACGAAATTTAATGCTAATTTGCATAAATTGCTTAACGATATGGCTCAAACGATGTACGATGCGGAAGGCGTAGGACTTGCCGCGCCGCAGGTCGGCATCTCCAAGAGAGTCATTGTCGTCGATGTGGGCGATGACCGTGGCTTGATCGAAATGGTGAACCCGGAGATCGTTGAATCCTCGGGCGAGCAGCTGGGGCCTGAAGGCTGCCTCAGCATTGCGAAGCTGAACGGAGACGTTCGCCGCGCACAGCATATCAAACTTAAGGGCTTCGACCGCAACGGCGCTCCATTTGAGATGGAAGCGGAGGATTTCCTTGCCCGCGCCTTCCAGCATGAGATCGATCATTTGAACGGGATTCTGTTCACAGATATCGCTGTGTCGATCTACGACATCAGCAATCGTCCCCATAAGGACGGAGAGTGA
- the priA gene encoding primosomal protein N' translates to MIAKVIVDVPSRATDRPFDYAIPEDLIGWVEVGSRVGVPFGGRVLQGFVIGIAEFADIEVKKLKPIAELLDHLPPLSSDLVELAQWISDKYCCTLTAALQAMIPSALKGKADSIVSLTEDSEVDGLNVVQDDSEPWLAFIRQNGGSVRLAALQERFPGSAASIKAAIQRGTLSEQVKIRDRLAVRKVLTVFPPEDKQAASEALSASSTRAAKQQEVLRYMLANPVPITLAALALELSTTSGTIKAAAEKGWVAIRETEQQRDPYAGRDFKQTEPLHLTEGQQAVYEEIADALDQEISRVFLLHGVTGSGKTEVYLQTIERCLNYERQAIVLVPEIALTPQMVERFKGRFGDAVAVMHSRLSSGERYDEWRKIREGRAEVVVGARSAIFSPFKRIGLIIIDEEHESSYKQEESPKYHARDVAVWRARQHGAAVVLGSATPSLETYAAASAARASEPQSNANAAVKRGAALLPMPTRVGGRPLPKVHLVDMRDELKGGNRSMFSRQLHEALLQRLERGEQSVLLLNRRGYSTFVMCRSCGYTAQCPHCDISLTYHQKSKALRCHYCGHAEQAPSACPSCESEHIRFFGTGTQRVEEELAKLFPGIRVIRMDVDTTTEKGSHEKWLTMFGERQADVLLGTQMVAKGLDFPYVTLVGVIAADTSLHLPDFRAAEKTFQLLTQVAGRAGRHELPGEVIVQTYNPEHYAVITAKHHDYDAFVQEELKHRRFMSYPPYCRLILVTLSHEQLALLITTGEKLASSLRELAQASGVGSSDDGDGSRFIDILGPVASPIPRMKDRYRFQCMIKYRGNVGAIDILKQAVAHLSGPQGQPPVQLSIDVDPQMIL, encoded by the coding sequence ATGATTGCAAAGGTCATCGTAGATGTGCCGAGCCGTGCGACGGATCGGCCTTTTGACTATGCAATTCCGGAGGATCTCATCGGCTGGGTGGAGGTCGGCAGCCGGGTCGGCGTGCCGTTCGGCGGCCGGGTACTCCAAGGCTTCGTGATCGGGATAGCCGAATTTGCCGATATCGAAGTGAAGAAGCTGAAGCCGATCGCGGAGCTCTTGGACCATCTTCCTCCGCTGTCATCCGATCTTGTGGAGCTGGCGCAGTGGATCAGCGATAAATACTGCTGCACGTTGACCGCAGCGCTTCAAGCCATGATTCCTTCTGCGCTGAAAGGCAAGGCGGATTCGATCGTGAGCTTGACTGAAGATTCGGAGGTGGACGGACTTAATGTCGTTCAGGACGATTCTGAGCCGTGGCTTGCTTTCATCAGGCAGAACGGCGGATCTGTCCGACTTGCGGCTTTGCAGGAACGGTTTCCCGGCTCCGCGGCTTCAATTAAAGCTGCGATTCAGCGCGGGACGCTGTCCGAGCAGGTGAAGATTCGCGATCGTCTTGCCGTTCGCAAGGTACTGACGGTATTTCCCCCGGAAGATAAACAGGCGGCTTCCGAGGCGCTTTCGGCTTCATCTACAAGGGCTGCGAAGCAGCAGGAAGTGCTTCGGTACATGCTGGCGAATCCGGTGCCGATTACGCTTGCCGCGCTTGCACTAGAGCTATCGACGACGTCTGGCACCATTAAGGCAGCGGCCGAGAAGGGCTGGGTTGCCATTCGCGAAACGGAGCAGCAGCGCGACCCGTATGCCGGACGCGATTTTAAACAGACGGAGCCGCTCCATCTAACGGAGGGGCAGCAGGCCGTTTACGAAGAGATTGCGGACGCGCTGGATCAGGAAATTTCCCGCGTGTTTCTGCTGCACGGCGTGACGGGCAGCGGTAAAACGGAAGTGTACCTGCAAACGATCGAGCGATGTCTCAATTATGAACGGCAGGCGATCGTCCTCGTACCGGAGATCGCGCTTACGCCGCAGATGGTGGAGCGCTTTAAAGGACGGTTCGGCGATGCAGTTGCCGTCATGCACAGTCGATTGTCGAGCGGAGAGCGTTACGATGAATGGCGCAAAATCCGCGAAGGCAGGGCGGAAGTCGTGGTCGGCGCGCGCTCGGCGATTTTTTCGCCATTCAAGCGCATCGGCTTGATTATCATCGATGAGGAGCATGAATCCTCCTATAAGCAAGAGGAGAGTCCCAAATATCACGCGAGGGATGTCGCGGTTTGGCGTGCAAGGCAGCACGGAGCTGCCGTGGTGCTCGGATCTGCTACTCCTTCTCTCGAAACATATGCGGCGGCTTCTGCGGCCAGAGCTTCTGAGCCGCAGTCAAATGCGAATGCAGCCGTCAAGCGAGGCGCTGCGCTTCTGCCTATGCCGACAAGGGTAGGCGGACGGCCGCTGCCGAAGGTTCATCTTGTGGATATGCGTGATGAGCTGAAGGGCGGCAATCGTTCCATGTTCAGCCGCCAGCTGCACGAGGCGCTGCTTCAGCGTCTGGAACGGGGGGAGCAATCCGTCCTGCTGCTCAACCGCAGAGGCTATTCGACGTTCGTCATGTGCCGCTCCTGCGGCTATACCGCGCAATGTCCGCATTGTGACATTTCGCTTACGTATCATCAGAAGTCGAAGGCGCTTCGCTGTCACTACTGCGGTCATGCCGAGCAGGCGCCGTCAGCATGCCCTTCGTGCGAGAGTGAGCATATCCGGTTCTTTGGAACGGGCACGCAGCGCGTGGAAGAAGAGCTGGCGAAGCTGTTCCCCGGTATTCGCGTCATTCGGATGGATGTCGACACGACGACGGAGAAGGGCTCTCATGAGAAATGGCTGACGATGTTCGGAGAGCGGCAGGCGGACGTGCTACTCGGCACGCAAATGGTGGCGAAAGGACTGGATTTTCCTTACGTTACGCTGGTCGGTGTCATTGCGGCGGATACGTCGCTCCATCTGCCGGATTTCCGGGCAGCCGAGAAGACGTTCCAGCTGCTTACGCAGGTGGCTGGGCGCGCTGGCAGGCATGAGCTGCCAGGAGAAGTAATCGTGCAAACCTACAATCCGGAGCATTATGCGGTCATAACCGCGAAGCATCATGATTATGATGCTTTCGTGCAGGAGGAGCTGAAGCATCGCCGCTTCATGTCCTATCCGCCTTACTGCCGGCTGATTCTGGTCACGCTGTCTCATGAACAGCTGGCACTTCTCATTACGACGGGAGAGAAGCTGGCTTCATCGCTTCGGGAGCTAGCGCAAGCCTCCGGCGTGGGAAGCTCCGACGACGGCGACGGCAGCCGGTTCATTGATATTTTGGGACCTGTTGCCTCGCCGATTCCCCGTATGAAAGATCGCTATCGATTTCAATGTATGATAAAATATCGGGGAAACGTTGGTGCCATTGACATTTTGAAGCAGGCGGTCGCCCATCTCTCGGGACCTCAAGGGCAGCCTCCGGTCCAATTGAGCATTGATGTCGACCCGCAAATGATTTTATAA
- the coaBC gene encoding bifunctional phosphopantothenoylcysteine decarboxylase/phosphopantothenate--cysteine ligase CoaBC: MLQGKTIVLGISGGIAAYKAATICSRLVQAGAQVRVVMTASATKFISPLTLQTLSRHPVYLDTFDEFDPSVVAHIDLADSADLMLIAPATANILGKMANGLADDMLSTTLLAATAPVIVAPAMNVHMYAHPAVERNMAVLAERGVRFVEPGTGLLACGYVGKGRLSEPEEIVLAVQQWFASKTELEGKSVVVTAGGTVERLDPVRFLTNDSSGKMGFAIAEAAANRGANVTLIAARTTAPQVEGFNVVHVESAEQMLEAVLERYDSADIVIKAAAVADYRPVVQASSKIKKNEERLTIELERTTDILKTLGERKSHQFLVGFAAETEQVERYAMDKLVRKNADLIVANDVSKDGAGFNVDTNVVQVFGAEGLVESLPMLHKREVADRLMSRIVQRMQARAAGEAAK; this comes from the coding sequence ATGCTGCAGGGTAAAACCATTGTGCTTGGTATTTCAGGGGGAATCGCGGCGTATAAAGCAGCGACGATTTGCAGCAGGCTGGTGCAGGCAGGCGCGCAGGTGCGCGTTGTCATGACGGCATCCGCAACCAAATTCATATCGCCGCTGACGCTGCAAACGCTGTCCCGCCATCCCGTATATCTCGATACCTTTGATGAATTCGACCCCTCTGTCGTTGCACATATCGATTTGGCCGATAGTGCTGATCTCATGCTAATTGCGCCGGCGACGGCGAACATATTGGGGAAAATGGCGAATGGGCTTGCAGACGATATGCTAAGCACTACGCTGCTTGCGGCGACGGCGCCTGTAATCGTGGCACCGGCGATGAACGTGCATATGTACGCTCATCCTGCTGTGGAGCGGAATATGGCTGTGCTCGCTGAACGGGGCGTGCGTTTCGTGGAACCAGGGACGGGTCTGCTTGCATGCGGATATGTTGGCAAAGGGCGATTGTCGGAGCCGGAAGAGATTGTACTTGCTGTACAGCAATGGTTCGCTTCCAAGACGGAGCTGGAAGGCAAGTCCGTAGTGGTTACTGCTGGAGGTACGGTGGAACGGCTTGATCCTGTTCGTTTTTTAACCAATGATTCCTCGGGCAAAATGGGCTTTGCCATCGCGGAAGCCGCAGCTAATCGGGGGGCGAACGTCACGCTGATCGCAGCACGGACAACGGCGCCGCAGGTTGAAGGCTTTAACGTCGTTCATGTGGAATCCGCTGAACAAATGCTGGAGGCGGTATTGGAACGCTACGATTCGGCTGATATCGTAATTAAAGCGGCTGCGGTTGCCGACTACAGGCCTGTCGTGCAGGCAAGCAGCAAGATCAAGAAAAATGAAGAACGGCTGACGATCGAATTGGAGCGGACGACGGATATTCTGAAAACGCTGGGCGAGCGCAAGTCGCATCAGTTTCTGGTCGGATTCGCTGCGGAAACGGAACAAGTCGAGCGGTATGCCATGGACAAGCTTGTTCGCAAGAACGCGGATCTAATCGTCGCAAACGATGTTTCGAAGGACGGAGCGGGGTTTAACGTAGATACGAATGTCGTGCAGGTCTTCGGTGCGGAGGGTCTCGTTGAATCACTGCCGATGCTTCATAAACGGGAAGTAGCAGACCGTCTCATGTCTCGAATTGTGCAGCGGATGCAGGCGAGAGCGGCCGGGGAGGCCGCAAAATGA